The proteins below come from a single Leptospira ellinghausenii genomic window:
- a CDS encoding 6-bladed beta-propeller, whose protein sequence is MRKFVSIIFLLVCTQIFPLDFPNFSLGEENAKEEFKRGLTYKNLREYSAAKERFQKAVNLKKDFHLARLELANNYYLLGEWEEALDELEILATKAKNDLLITNKIETLRLAIAGGVTEKEKIFFKTIEGDSIRGYRFRNPVDITFDEDGNFYVAGFDTSNVIKFNAQGTPISNWRGGITRKLERPVSLVYQNQKIYIADFARDEVLIFDLNGSYLATIGGPGKNPGQFRGPSSICFDPLGNLYVADSGNGRIQKFNASGQFVLEILGIGNSKLVNPSGITIENQKIYVVDKDKLKVFVFDGDGNTIETISKSEWKKPRNIRILDNQIFLTDELTGIWTYSMLNGDWRQLPKFRDKNGVYRVLYRPFATNMDSTGSLYFVDFGKHRVDIFSQKNNLLSNLDLKIESIDTFDFPNIHIYTRVKNRGGKELVGIDRLSFRIFENDNMTPLFSLANKNKINEKLNIAIVYENSESLKKAKTNLEDGLFPLFRSLHDTDHITLYRAGKDSQLILPDTVSLRDILAKIRDSQAEEKFNFGKASIAALKKLSMETGPKILVYLVSKEAKEESFLQYQKSRIVSYAKAHSIPIYVLTTNSNPSYEESWSDLTGPSNGKYIFLDGEGEERDLYKLFRSHLDYRYILSYKTDTNPELINRYIKIGIGVDHRGVKGRDEGGYFVPEPR, encoded by the coding sequence TTGCGAAAGTTTGTATCCATCATCTTTCTTTTGGTTTGCACTCAAATCTTTCCTCTTGACTTTCCCAATTTTTCCTTAGGGGAAGAGAATGCCAAGGAAGAATTCAAACGTGGCCTTACCTATAAAAATTTAAGGGAATATTCCGCTGCGAAAGAACGTTTCCAAAAAGCGGTAAATTTAAAAAAGGATTTCCATCTTGCTCGTTTAGAACTTGCAAATAATTACTATTTGTTAGGTGAATGGGAAGAAGCCTTAGATGAATTAGAAATTTTAGCCACCAAAGCAAAAAATGACCTACTCATCACAAATAAAATTGAAACACTCCGACTAGCAATTGCAGGTGGTGTGACCGAAAAAGAAAAAATCTTCTTTAAAACCATTGAAGGTGATTCCATTCGTGGGTATCGATTTCGGAATCCAGTTGATATCACATTTGATGAAGATGGAAACTTTTATGTAGCTGGTTTCGATACATCGAATGTAATTAAGTTTAATGCGCAAGGTACTCCGATCTCCAACTGGAGAGGTGGAATCACAAGAAAACTGGAAAGACCAGTTTCATTAGTTTACCAAAACCAAAAAATCTATATCGCCGATTTTGCAAGGGATGAAGTATTAATTTTTGATTTAAATGGAAGTTATTTGGCAACTATTGGTGGACCTGGAAAAAATCCGGGCCAATTCAGAGGGCCTTCTTCCATTTGTTTTGATCCTTTAGGAAATTTATATGTTGCAGATTCTGGAAACGGTCGTATTCAAAAATTTAATGCGAGTGGACAATTTGTATTAGAAATCCTTGGGATTGGCAATTCCAAACTTGTGAATCCTTCTGGGATCACCATTGAGAATCAGAAAATCTATGTGGTCGATAAAGATAAGCTAAAGGTGTTTGTGTTTGATGGTGATGGCAATACCATTGAAACCATTTCCAAATCAGAATGGAAAAAACCTCGTAATATTCGAATTTTAGATAACCAAATTTTCCTAACTGATGAACTTACAGGGATTTGGACCTATTCGATGTTAAATGGAGATTGGAGACAACTCCCAAAATTCAGAGACAAAAATGGTGTTTATCGGGTTTTATACCGACCATTTGCAACGAACATGGATTCTACAGGAAGTTTGTATTTCGTTGATTTTGGAAAACATCGCGTTGATATTTTTTCCCAAAAAAATAATTTACTATCAAATCTTGACTTAAAAATCGAATCAATCGATACTTTCGATTTTCCCAACATTCATATTTACACTCGAGTTAAAAATAGAGGTGGGAAAGAGTTGGTTGGAATTGATCGATTGAGTTTTCGGATATTCGAAAACGACAATATGACTCCACTTTTCTCATTGGCTAACAAAAACAAAATTAATGAAAAATTAAACATTGCGATTGTTTATGAAAATAGTGAAAGTTTAAAAAAAGCGAAAACAAATTTAGAAGATGGTCTATTCCCACTCTTTCGATCTTTACATGATACTGACCATATAACACTTTACCGAGCCGGAAAAGATAGCCAGTTAATTTTACCTGATACAGTTTCACTCAGAGACATTCTGGCAAAAATTCGGGACAGCCAAGCAGAAGAAAAATTCAATTTTGGCAAAGCAAGTATTGCTGCGTTAAAAAAACTATCAATGGAGACGGGACCAAAAATCCTCGTCTACTTAGTTTCTAAAGAAGCAAAAGAAGAAAGTTTTTTGCAATACCAAAAATCCAGAATTGTATCTTACGCCAAGGCACATTCCATTCCTATTTATGTATTAACAACAAATTCCAATCCATCGTATGAAGAGTCTTGGTCCGATTTAACTGGGCCAAGTAATGGAAAATATATCTTTTTAGATGGTGAAGGAGAAGAACGAGATTTATACAAACTATTCAGATCTCATTTAGACTACCGGTATATTCTTTCCTATAAAACGGATACAAATCCTGAACTCATCAATCGATATATTAAAATTGGTATTGGTGTTGATCATAGAGGCGTAAAAGGAAGGGACGAAGGAGGTTATTTTGTTCCAGAACCTCGTTAA
- a CDS encoding LBF_2017 N-terminal domain-containing protein — translation MNFCFLRFQSSRFRILLIFICFTLHFHLQAKQIQFALVPDREDIIQYEIELWKTDELGGEIPFRVLANPGPVSLFIPEGYEFFRIRAIAKRKVRGFWTELYQVAVFGKKPKPVAKPIAKIPVKTDVLVPIESSQGKPELFLTTNQITIVPTSVDKKIRIQYRINGGPWQTTTSPLLRFSKDGHYRLEYKVTNEIGVSDGMQVWEFKVDSNPPVTSISFLEPPFQKNGTTFISSKNGLLLRSSDEGSGLSNIRYRTTCGTDQVSDYNVWLESSWKDILSGCEKNILLEISAVDRLGNEEVPKQIFIQTQKKAE, via the coding sequence ATGAATTTCTGTTTTTTAAGGTTCCAATCTTCTCGATTCCGTATCCTTCTCATCTTTATCTGTTTCACACTCCACTTTCACTTACAGGCAAAACAAATCCAATTCGCACTGGTTCCAGATCGCGAAGACATCATCCAATATGAAATTGAACTTTGGAAAACAGATGAATTGGGAGGAGAAATTCCCTTTCGAGTATTGGCAAATCCAGGACCTGTAAGTTTATTCATTCCAGAAGGATATGAATTTTTCCGAATCAGAGCAATCGCCAAACGGAAGGTGCGAGGATTTTGGACAGAGTTGTACCAAGTGGCAGTGTTTGGCAAAAAACCAAAACCTGTTGCCAAACCGATCGCAAAAATCCCAGTGAAAACGGATGTCCTTGTTCCCATTGAGTCAAGTCAAGGTAAACCCGAGTTATTTCTCACAACCAATCAAATTACAATCGTTCCCACTTCCGTAGATAAAAAGATTCGTATCCAATACAGAATCAATGGTGGTCCTTGGCAAACGACAACATCTCCTCTTTTACGTTTTTCAAAAGACGGTCATTACCGTTTAGAATACAAAGTGACAAATGAAATTGGAGTTTCTGATGGGATGCAAGTTTGGGAATTTAAAGTGGATTCAAATCCACCAGTCACATCGATTTCTTTTTTAGAACCACCATTCCAAAAAAATGGAACTACATTTATCTCTTCGAAAAATGGATTATTACTCCGTTCCTCCGATGAAGGATCTGGTCTATCTAACATTCGGTACAGAACCACCTGTGGTACTGACCAAGTTTCCGATTACAATGTATGGTTAGAGTCTTCTTGGAAGGACATCCTTTCAGGTTGTGAAAAAAACATCCTCTTAGAAATCAGTGCTGTAGACCGCTTAGGGAATGAAGAAGTCCCAAAACAAATTTTCATTCAGACTCAAAAAAAGGCAGAGTAA
- a CDS encoding peptide chain release factor 3 produces MSPDTIEKEVNRRKTFAIIAHPDAGKTTLTEKLLLYGGAIQLAGAVKAKKEGKSATSDWMAMEKERGISITSAALQFEYKGHILNLLDTPGHEDFSEDTYRTLMAADTAVMVLDAGKGVEPQTIKLFRVCRDRGIPIITFINKMDRPTKDLYALLDEIEKVLGIKAVPDVWPLGTGFDFKGVYDLRDAQLYLFDRTPGGKQKAGFRMAGPNDPSLDEQFDEEIVKAFREQIDLVENGIGQVDKNSFLLGKETPVYFGSAVNNFGIELFLNKFLELAPGPDHIPLRDGNYLDPVNAPFSAFVFKVQANMNKAHRDRIAFLRICSGVFERGLNVNHNRLDKPVKLSSSFAFFGQDRNTVDLAYPGDIIGLVNPGTYKIGDVLSTGNTPPLRPLPSFAPELFATISCKDTLQLKSFKKGLDQLAEEGILHLFTSRTIGGGVPIIGAMGKLQFEVFQRRLKDEYGADTSINILPYGISRWVKKEDRPKIPSNANLVEDLFGNMALLFDTEWDMNYFHKNNESIELLDNPPLEN; encoded by the coding sequence ATGTCCCCTGATACCATTGAAAAAGAAGTCAATCGTCGGAAAACCTTCGCGATCATCGCTCACCCCGACGCTGGAAAAACAACCCTCACCGAAAAATTACTCCTTTACGGAGGTGCGATCCAACTCGCAGGGGCCGTGAAGGCAAAAAAGGAAGGTAAATCTGCTACTTCTGACTGGATGGCAATGGAAAAGGAAAGGGGGATTTCCATCACCTCTGCTGCCTTACAATTTGAATACAAGGGTCACATTCTTAATTTACTAGACACTCCAGGCCACGAAGACTTTTCAGAAGATACCTACAGAACCCTAATGGCTGCAGATACTGCTGTCATGGTGTTAGATGCTGGAAAAGGGGTCGAACCACAAACCATCAAGTTATTCCGAGTTTGCCGAGACCGAGGCATCCCCATCATCACCTTCATCAATAAAATGGATAGACCCACAAAAGATTTATACGCTCTTTTGGATGAAATCGAAAAGGTTCTTGGAATCAAAGCAGTTCCCGATGTTTGGCCACTCGGAACAGGATTTGATTTTAAGGGTGTTTATGATTTGAGGGATGCACAGTTGTATCTTTTTGATCGAACCCCAGGTGGAAAACAAAAGGCTGGTTTTCGAATGGCTGGGCCTAATGATCCGAGTCTCGACGAACAGTTCGATGAGGAAATTGTAAAGGCTTTCCGCGAACAAATTGACCTCGTGGAAAATGGCATTGGCCAAGTAGACAAAAACTCTTTTTTACTTGGAAAAGAAACTCCTGTGTATTTTGGGTCCGCAGTAAACAATTTTGGGATTGAGTTATTTTTAAATAAATTTTTGGAATTAGCCCCAGGGCCTGATCATATTCCTCTACGAGATGGAAATTACTTAGATCCTGTGAATGCTCCATTTAGTGCATTTGTGTTCAAAGTACAAGCAAACATGAATAAGGCGCACCGTGACCGAATCGCTTTTTTACGAATTTGTTCTGGTGTTTTTGAACGAGGACTAAACGTAAATCACAACCGTTTAGACAAACCAGTGAAGTTGTCTTCTAGCTTTGCATTTTTTGGACAAGACAGAAACACTGTCGATTTGGCATACCCAGGTGACATCATCGGTCTTGTGAATCCAGGAACCTATAAAATTGGTGACGTACTTTCAACTGGAAATACACCACCACTTAGACCACTGCCAAGTTTTGCTCCAGAACTATTTGCAACCATATCCTGTAAGGATACCTTACAATTAAAATCTTTCAAAAAAGGTTTGGACCAATTAGCAGAAGAAGGAATTTTACATTTATTCACATCACGAACGATAGGTGGTGGTGTACCAATTATTGGAGCTATGGGAAAATTACAGTTTGAAGTGTTCCAAAGAAGATTAAAGGATGAATACGGTGCCGATACATCTATCAACATCCTTCCTTACGGAATTTCTCGTTGGGTAAAAAAAGAAGACCGGCCAAAAATTCCATCAAATGCAAATTTGGTCGAAGATTTATTCGGGAATATGGCTTTATTGTTTGATACGGAATGGGATATGAATTATTTCCATAAAAATAATGAAAGTATAGAGTTATTAGACAACCCACCACTAGAAAATTAA
- a CDS encoding (Fe-S)-binding protein, translating to MDIGRILFHLLFTAFFVVANVVFVRAILYRLGLIFNGRPAFFNEDAKKNLNIGFRLKSFFLNVILQKKNFREPIRGIMHAFVFYGFIVYTIHTTSQMIAGVFGYAMEDPYQFALPNFLFGEAANHIYEQAVNYVSILVLTGLGFFAWRRWIKKAKGLDVHSPASAIVISMIATLMVTTLLGNGAKTVAATYYTHAGFIDGSIGKLWESVGVANSSADIVFQIMWWGHIITVFSFMLYVPTSKHAHLIFAPFNYFLATDTPKGQLSKLNLDDENAVWGSNRVEDFPWPNLLDGMSCIECGRCQVECPANRTGKVLNPKAIIVELKHQMLEKMPEVAAARAGKTPEEAAEAVAALDTGVINSHEGLSEEALWGCTTCYACVEACPVGNNQVNAIIEMRRHLVLAESKMSPELQKAFTNMENNSNPWGVGAHTRADWAEGLNVKVLSEAEDKNVDVLYWVGCAGAFDERNKKISRDFVKIMQKADVNFGILGTEEGCSGDSARRGGNEYLYQTLAQTNVDTINGYGIKKIVTACPHCYNTIKNEYPQFGGNFEVIHHSEYINQLSKEGKIDVKVADDANTGKYTYHDSCYIGRYNNNYDNPRDVVKKVSGGKIEEAVDHHSKGLCCGAGGAQYWMEEHVDESNPESMRVNSKRTGQLLDTGATTIATACPFCITMITDGVKAAEKIDSVKVKDIAELVAENID from the coding sequence ATGGATATCGGAAGAATTCTCTTTCACCTATTATTCACAGCTTTTTTCGTCGTGGCAAACGTAGTGTTTGTCCGCGCTATCCTTTACAGGCTCGGATTGATCTTCAACGGTCGTCCTGCATTTTTTAATGAAGATGCAAAAAAGAACCTAAACATCGGATTCCGTTTAAAAAGTTTTTTCCTAAACGTAATCTTACAAAAAAAGAACTTCCGTGAACCAATACGTGGGATCATGCACGCGTTTGTTTTTTATGGATTTATCGTCTATACGATCCATACAACAAGCCAAATGATCGCAGGTGTATTTGGATATGCAATGGAAGATCCTTACCAATTTGCACTTCCTAATTTCTTATTTGGTGAAGCAGCGAACCATATTTATGAACAAGCAGTCAACTACGTATCCATTTTAGTGTTAACTGGTCTTGGGTTTTTTGCTTGGAGACGTTGGATTAAAAAAGCCAAAGGTCTCGATGTTCACTCACCAGCTTCTGCCATCGTCATCAGTATGATTGCAACCCTAATGGTGACCACCTTACTTGGAAATGGTGCCAAAACGGTTGCAGCAACTTACTATACACATGCTGGATTCATTGATGGTTCGATTGGAAAACTTTGGGAATCGGTGGGAGTCGCAAACTCTTCTGCAGATATCGTTTTCCAAATTATGTGGTGGGGCCATATCATCACTGTATTCTCATTTATGTTGTATGTTCCTACTTCGAAACATGCTCACTTAATTTTTGCTCCCTTTAACTACTTCCTAGCAACTGACACTCCGAAAGGCCAACTCTCCAAACTCAATTTGGATGATGAAAATGCAGTTTGGGGATCCAACCGAGTGGAAGACTTCCCTTGGCCAAATCTACTTGACGGTATGTCATGTATTGAATGTGGACGATGCCAAGTGGAATGCCCTGCCAACAGGACTGGTAAAGTTTTAAATCCAAAAGCCATCATCGTGGAGCTCAAACACCAGATGTTGGAAAAAATGCCAGAAGTAGCAGCTGCACGTGCTGGTAAAACGCCAGAAGAAGCAGCTGAAGCAGTAGCAGCACTTGATACGGGAGTGATCAATTCTCACGAGGGCCTCAGTGAAGAAGCTCTTTGGGGATGTACAACTTGTTATGCGTGCGTAGAAGCATGCCCTGTTGGAAACAACCAAGTAAACGCCATCATTGAAATGCGCCGTCACTTAGTTCTTGCAGAATCCAAGATGAGCCCAGAACTCCAAAAAGCATTCACAAACATGGAAAACAATTCCAATCCATGGGGTGTTGGTGCACACACTCGTGCAGACTGGGCAGAAGGTTTAAATGTAAAAGTTCTTTCAGAAGCAGAAGACAAAAACGTAGACGTACTCTACTGGGTCGGTTGTGCGGGTGCTTTTGATGAAAGAAACAAAAAGATCTCTCGTGACTTCGTAAAAATCATGCAAAAAGCGGATGTAAACTTTGGTATCCTTGGAACAGAAGAAGGATGTTCGGGAGACTCGGCTCGCCGGGGTGGTAATGAATACCTCTACCAAACGCTAGCACAAACAAACGTGGACACGATCAACGGATACGGTATTAAAAAAATCGTAACTGCTTGCCCACACTGTTATAACACCATCAAAAACGAATACCCACAATTTGGTGGTAACTTCGAAGTCATCCACCACTCCGAATACATCAACCAACTTTCGAAGGAAGGTAAAATCGATGTGAAAGTGGCTGATGATGCAAACACTGGTAAGTATACTTACCACGATTCATGTTACATCGGACGTTATAACAACAATTACGACAACCCTCGTGATGTTGTGAAAAAAGTATCCGGTGGAAAAATTGAAGAAGCTGTCGACCATCACTCCAAAGGACTTTGTTGTGGTGCGGGTGGTGCTCAGTACTGGATGGAAGAACACGTGGATGAATCCAACCCAGAAAGTATGCGAGTCAATAGCAAACGTACAGGACAACTCCTCGATACAGGTGCTACTACAATCGCTACTGCTTGTCCATTCTGTATCACAATGATCACTGATGGTGTCAAAGCTGCGGAAAAAATTGATTCCGTAAAAGTAAAAGACATTGCGGAACTAGTCGCAGAAAACATCGACTAA
- a CDS encoding FecR domain-containing protein, which produces MINILFPFFRFFISPKKCNTGYSFLDFVFFINLFKLSVIIHSLFIFSLFFPISETFADSKKQTIQPNPEDGITIIVEKGQTLSIISKTYLDDPRKWKELLKSNQIDNPNLIIPGMKLWIPKSLGKKPLADLQRFTGTTEVLKLSQKQNDWAKAKNGEGLYAKDEVRTLQESEAQFIFLSGSRFEITENSHVIMERGKSETEPDEIFLRQGRIRSLIPKTSNPNQKMFLLKTESAESVVKGTDFLTEVDQNGNTTLSCYEGSVAVTAEKVTVLVNSGYATFVEKGKPPLKPFPVPNPPIPENK; this is translated from the coding sequence ATGATAAATATCCTATTCCCCTTTTTTCGGTTCTTCATAAGTCCAAAAAAGTGTAACACCGGTTATTCTTTTTTGGACTTTGTATTTTTCATCAATCTATTTAAACTTTCTGTTATCATCCATTCTCTATTCATTTTTAGCTTATTTTTTCCTATTTCAGAAACCTTTGCAGATTCCAAAAAACAAACCATTCAACCGAACCCAGAAGATGGAATCACCATCATTGTTGAAAAAGGTCAAACCTTAAGTATCATCTCCAAAACCTATTTGGACGATCCTAGGAAATGGAAAGAACTTCTAAAATCTAACCAAATTGATAACCCAAACTTGATCATTCCTGGAATGAAGTTATGGATCCCAAAAAGTTTAGGGAAAAAACCACTTGCCGACTTACAACGGTTTACTGGTACTACAGAAGTTTTAAAACTCTCACAAAAACAAAATGATTGGGCAAAGGCAAAAAATGGCGAAGGACTTTATGCAAAGGATGAAGTGAGAACCTTACAGGAATCGGAAGCACAGTTTATTTTTTTATCTGGTTCTCGGTTTGAAATCACAGAAAATAGCCACGTCATTATGGAACGTGGAAAATCAGAAACAGAACCTGATGAAATTTTTTTAAGACAAGGTAGAATCCGTTCTCTGATTCCCAAAACCTCAAATCCTAACCAAAAGATGTTTTTACTCAAAACTGAATCTGCTGAATCTGTTGTCAAAGGAACAGATTTTTTAACGGAAGTGGACCAAAATGGAAATACCACTCTCAGTTGTTACGAAGGAAGTGTTGCGGTAACTGCGGAAAAAGTAACAGTTCTTGTTAACTCAGGGTATGCAACCTTTGTCGAAAAAGGAAAACCACCTTTAAAACCTTTCCCAGTTCCCAATCCTCCCATTCCAGAAAACAAATGA
- a CDS encoding PP2C family protein-serine/threonine phosphatase — protein MNSLLNRMRRIVSNFVFAVRSLSFVKLFFSLVLFILLPYALLIGRMIYVEYKEALDWNQRFQLIRIQLLAIDIENQIRNHIQNEFSNPTRELISFKQFSDLIQFCSNDLDLFQKKSSFQLISCTHSNTVSSYFLITEEEGMYLYPTVFIEESLLDSSFSDPNEGLFLLNQNGNFGISGFIEDNFLVSEEWKEKAKSALQSNSNLPTLKEVEKDDLGFFLVGVPLYGLPIHLFVVSPIDLVLQPILSSLKTNISTLVGILFFTFLFSIFISLREIESKQKLKLILNEYPHAAILYDSLGNVILENPFIEEKLQVSDVYIYQEPLVNWLKTEVSEFLREIKEQNDRTQELRKEELEVFVSDGSTILLEITYQIWFLEQNNQFASGALILVQNITKKRLEFEREMEYAKDLQKKYLPSRIQMFPKLDYEILYRPLIQVGGDYYDYIDLGENRYIFALGDVIGHGVKAAMMMTVLKVLFHQIAKTETDPKNILLKMNEGVSTHFPDPYAFVPFLFLLFDLNLNKVFYGNAGHPGMLHYSNGKFHCYEKLNPMFGMIQKLNPSILEFPIITNDRFYLFTDGLKDVENGNQEKLWEAELLKFFGQMASNHMSFVKQELDFKIRSYSEGKELLDDITWIGIDII, from the coding sequence ATGAATTCTCTCCTCAATCGAATGCGGAGGATTGTTTCGAATTTTGTTTTTGCAGTACGGTCTTTATCCTTTGTTAAGCTCTTTTTTTCATTGGTTTTGTTCATCTTACTTCCTTATGCTTTACTCATTGGAAGAATGATTTATGTGGAATACAAAGAAGCTTTGGATTGGAACCAAAGGTTCCAGTTAATTCGCATTCAACTTTTAGCGATCGATATAGAAAATCAAATCAGAAATCACATTCAGAATGAATTTTCAAACCCAACAAGAGAATTAATCTCATTCAAACAATTTTCTGATTTAATTCAGTTTTGTTCGAATGATTTAGACTTGTTCCAAAAAAAATCTTCCTTCCAATTGATTTCTTGTACGCATTCAAATACAGTTTCTTCTTATTTTTTAATCACAGAGGAAGAAGGAATGTATCTCTATCCTACTGTATTCATTGAAGAATCATTACTTGATTCTTCTTTTAGTGATCCAAATGAAGGATTGTTTTTATTAAATCAAAATGGAAACTTTGGAATTTCAGGATTTATTGAAGATAATTTTTTAGTGTCTGAAGAGTGGAAAGAAAAAGCAAAATCTGCCTTACAATCAAATTCCAATTTACCAACGCTAAAAGAAGTCGAAAAAGATGATTTAGGTTTTTTTCTGGTTGGTGTTCCTCTTTATGGACTTCCGATCCACCTATTCGTTGTCAGTCCCATTGACCTAGTATTACAACCAATTCTCTCCTCTTTAAAAACCAATATCTCTACCTTGGTGGGTATATTATTCTTCACATTTCTTTTTTCCATCTTCATTTCACTGAGAGAAATTGAATCCAAACAAAAACTAAAATTAATCTTAAATGAATACCCTCATGCTGCGATTCTTTACGACTCCTTAGGAAATGTAATTCTCGAAAACCCATTCATTGAAGAAAAACTACAAGTATCAGATGTTTATATTTACCAAGAACCTTTAGTAAATTGGTTAAAAACAGAAGTATCTGAATTTTTAAGAGAGATCAAAGAACAAAATGACCGTACACAAGAATTACGAAAAGAGGAATTAGAAGTATTTGTCAGTGATGGATCTACCATACTCCTAGAAATCACCTACCAAATTTGGTTCTTAGAACAAAACAATCAATTCGCAAGTGGTGCTTTGATACTGGTACAAAATATAACGAAAAAAAGATTAGAATTTGAAAGAGAGATGGAATATGCAAAGGATTTGCAAAAAAAATACCTGCCATCTCGAATTCAAATGTTTCCAAAACTAGATTATGAAATCCTATATAGACCTCTCATCCAGGTTGGTGGTGATTATTATGATTATATTGATTTAGGAGAAAATCGATATATTTTTGCTTTAGGAGATGTAATTGGGCATGGAGTGAAAGCAGCCATGATGATGACTGTACTCAAAGTTTTATTCCATCAAATTGCAAAAACAGAAACAGATCCCAAAAATATTTTATTAAAAATGAATGAAGGTGTAAGCACTCACTTTCCAGACCCATATGCTTTTGTTCCCTTTCTGTTTTTACTATTTGATTTGAATCTAAATAAAGTTTTTTATGGAAACGCAGGCCACCCAGGAATGCTCCATTATTCCAATGGCAAATTCCATTGTTATGAAAAACTGAATCCTATGTTTGGGATGATACAGAAACTCAACCCAAGCATATTAGAATTTCCTATTATTACAAATGATCGATTTTATTTATTCACCGATGGTTTAAAAGATGTGGAAAATGGAAATCAGGAAAAATTGTGGGAAGCGGAATTACTCAAATTTTTTGGACAAATGGCAAGTAATCACATGTCATTCGTCAAACAAGAATTAGATTTTAAAATTCGATCTTACTCTGAAGGAAAAGAACTATTAGATGATATCACCTGGATTGGAATTGATATCATCTAA